CTGCCGCCGCTGCTGTGACCAGCGCTGAAAGGCGCCCGATCTGGAGCGATCACGGCGACGCCCCGTTCGAGGACGACGAAGCCGCCTCCAAAAAGGAAAAAATGCCCAAGGCCGCCCGTGTCGACGATCCTGAAGAACGCTCCGCCGGCAGCGAAGGCCTTGAGATCGTCAAGACCGTCGTCTTCGCCCTGCTGATCGCCTTCGTCCTGCGGGTGCTGCTGTTCCAGCCCTTCACCATCCCGTCGGCCTCGATGGAGCCCAACCTCTATGAGGGCGACTACATCGTCGTGTCCAAGTGGTCGTACGGCTATTCCAAATATTCCAGCGGCCTGCCGATCAATCTGCCGATCGGCGAGGGGCGACTCTTCGGCCGCGTGCCGAACCGCGGCGACATCGTCGTGTTCAAACTGCCGCGCGACAACAAGACCGATTACATCAAGCGGGTGATCGGCCTGCCCGGCGACAAGATCCAGATGATCGCCAACAAGCTCTACATCAACGGCGCGCCGGTGCAGGACGCCGTGGTGTCGAGCACCGAGGTCGCCGACGCCTGGGGCGCCCGCGCCGCCACCGAGGTCCGCGAGACCCTGCCCAACGGCAAGACCTTCATGACCCAGGACTTCGGTCCCGGGAACGATCTGGACGACACCCCGGTCTATGAGGTGCCGACGGGCTACTACTTCATGATGGGTGACAACCGCGACAACTCGATCGATAGCCGTGTCGAACAGTCATCGGGCGTGGGCTTCGTCCCGGCCGAGAACCTGGTCGGCAAGGCCCAGATCATCATGTTCTCGTGGAAGCCCGGCGCCAGCCTGTGGAATCCGATCAGCTGGTTCTCGAAGATCCGGCCTAGCCGCTTCTTCCACCTTCTCGACTGATGGCGAATTCAAGGACAGAGGCGGTGGCCGAACTGGTCCGCCGGCTCGGTCACGATTTTCGCGACCTGCGTCTGCTTGACCGGGCCCTGACCCATGCCAGCGTCGGCGAAGGCGTCGCCCCGCAGACATCGAAGGCTCCGCGCGACAACGAGCGGATGGAGTTCCTGGGCGACCGGGTGCTGGGCCTGCTGGTCGCCGACCGGCTGCACACGGACTTCCCCGAGGCCGACGAAGGCCAGCTGTCCTCGCGCCTGCATACGCTGGTGGACAAGCACGCCTGCGGTCGCGTCGGCGCGGCCTTGGGCATCGGCGAAGCCGTGCGCCTGTCGCCGGGCGAGACCAAGTCGGGCGGCCGCCGCAAGGAAGGCGTCATCGCCGACGCCGTCGAGGCCGTTCTGGCGGCCGTCTATCTGGACGGCGGGCTGGACGCGGCGCGCAAGGTGTTCGAACGCGCCTGGGCCGAGGAACTGGCCCGTCCGCCCGAGCGCGCCCTGACCAATCCCAAGTCCGCGCTCCAGGAATGGTCGCAAGGGCAGGGGCGACCCCTCCCGTCCTATGAAATCACCGGCCGTTCCGGCTCGGACCACGCCCCCACCTTCACCGTTCAGGTGTCGGTGCCGGGGATCGAACCCATATCCGCCTCCGGACGTTCGCGTCAGGATGCGGAAAAGGCCGCCGCGGTGGCCATGCTGCAACGAGAAGGCGTCATTTGACCGACATCACCGAACTGAACCCCAATTCCAAGGCCGGCTTCGCTGCCATCATCGGCGCGCCCAATGCGGGCAAGTCGACGCTGGTCAACCGGCTGACGGGGTCAAAGGTCTCGATCGTCACCCAGAAGGTGCAGACGACCCGCTTTCCCGTGCGCGGCATCGCCATCCAGGGCGACGCCCAGATCGTGCTGGTCGACACGCCCGGGATCTTCACTCCGCGCCGCCGGCTGGACCGGGCCATGGTCGCCTCGGCGTGGGGCGGCGCCTCGGACGCCGACGTCGTCGTCCACCTGATCGACGCGCCGTCGCACATCGCCTCGGAAGGCAAGGACGGCACCCCCGCCGACCGCAAGTCGGCCGAAGACACCGAGACAATCATCGAGAACCTGAAGTCCTCGGGCTCCAAGGTCATCCTGGGCCTGAACAAGATCGACGGCATGCGCCGCGACACCCTGCTGGCCCTGTCGCATCAGCTGTTCGAAACCGGGGTGTACTCGGAGGTCTATATGATCTCCGCCGAGACCGGAGACGGCGTCGACGATCTGAAGTCGCGTCTGGCCATGTCCATGCCGGCGGGCCCCTGGCTGTATCCCGAGGATCAGAGCGCCGATGTGCCGATCCGGGTTCTGGCCGCCGAGATCACGCGCGAGAAGGTCTATCTGCGTGTCCATGAGGAGCTGCCCTATTCGGCGGCGGTTGAGACCACGGCCTTTGACGAAAAGGCCGACGGCTCGGCTCGTATCGAACAGACCATCTATGTCGAGCGCGAGAGCCAGCGGCCGATCATCCTCGGCAAGGGCGGCCAGACCCTGAAATGGATCGGCCAGAAGTCGCGTGAGGAGCTGACCGAACTGCTGGATCGCCCGGTCCATCTTTTCGTCACCG
The genomic region above belongs to Brevundimonas goettingensis and contains:
- the lepB gene encoding signal peptidase I; protein product: MPKAARVDDPEERSAGSEGLEIVKTVVFALLIAFVLRVLLFQPFTIPSASMEPNLYEGDYIVVSKWSYGYSKYSSGLPINLPIGEGRLFGRVPNRGDIVVFKLPRDNKTDYIKRVIGLPGDKIQMIANKLYINGAPVQDAVVSSTEVADAWGARAATEVRETLPNGKTFMTQDFGPGNDLDDTPVYEVPTGYYFMMGDNRDNSIDSRVEQSSGVGFVPAENLVGKAQIIMFSWKPGASLWNPISWFSKIRPSRFFHLLD
- the rnc gene encoding ribonuclease III produces the protein MANSRTEAVAELVRRLGHDFRDLRLLDRALTHASVGEGVAPQTSKAPRDNERMEFLGDRVLGLLVADRLHTDFPEADEGQLSSRLHTLVDKHACGRVGAALGIGEAVRLSPGETKSGGRRKEGVIADAVEAVLAAVYLDGGLDAARKVFERAWAEELARPPERALTNPKSALQEWSQGQGRPLPSYEITGRSGSDHAPTFTVQVSVPGIEPISASGRSRQDAEKAAAVAMLQREGVI
- the era gene encoding GTPase Era, with translation MTELNPNSKAGFAAIIGAPNAGKSTLVNRLTGSKVSIVTQKVQTTRFPVRGIAIQGDAQIVLVDTPGIFTPRRRLDRAMVASAWGGASDADVVVHLIDAPSHIASEGKDGTPADRKSAEDTETIIENLKSSGSKVILGLNKIDGMRRDTLLALSHQLFETGVYSEVYMISAETGDGVDDLKSRLAMSMPAGPWLYPEDQSADVPIRVLAAEITREKVYLRVHEELPYSAAVETTAFDEKADGSARIEQTIYVERESQRPIILGKGGQTLKWIGQKSREELTELLDRPVHLFVTVKVDPKWQDSRALYAQFGLEYDV